From Glycine soja cultivar W05 chromosome 4, ASM419377v2, whole genome shotgun sequence, the proteins below share one genomic window:
- the LOC114409801 gene encoding LIM domain-containing protein WLIM1-like — MMASFAGTTQKCKACEKTVYLVELLTADNKIYHKSCFRCYHCKGTLKLSNYCSFEGVLYCKPHFDQLFKKTGSLDKSFEGIPRTARLERSADQVQTNTKVSNLFAGTQEKCVACKKTVYPIEKVAVDGTSYHKACFRCTHGGCVISPSNYVAHEHRLYCRHHHTQLFKQKGNFSQLDKQENDEGVTENRITE, encoded by the exons ATGATGGCATCATTTGCAGGGACTACTCAGAAGTGCAAAGCATGTGAGAAGACTGTGTATTTGGTGGAATTGCTCACTGCTGACAACAAGATCTATCACAAATCATGTTTCAGATGCTACCACTGCAAGGGTACCCTTAAG TTGAGTAATTATTGTTCCTTTGAGGGTGTTTTATACTGTAAGCCTCATTTTGATCAACTCTTTAAGAAGACTGGCAGCTTGGACAAAAGTTTTGAAG GTATTCCAAGAACTGCAAGACTTGAAAGATCTGCCGATCAG GTCCAAACCAATACAAAGGTTTCAAATTTGTTTGCTGGAACTCAGGAAAAATGTGTTGCTTGCAAGAAAACAGTTTACCCAATTGAAAAG GTAGCTGTTGATGGAACATCTTACCATAAGGCTTGTTTCAGGTGCACTCATGGAGGATGTGTAATTAGCCCATCAAATTATGTTGCCCATGAACATCGTCTTTATTGCAGGCACCATCATACTCAGTTGTTCAAGCAGAAAGGTAACTTCAGCCAACTTGACAAGCAAGAAAACGATGAAGGGGTGACGGAGAACAGAATAACTGAGTAA
- the LOC114409800 gene encoding succinate dehydrogenase subunit 7B, mitochondrial-like has protein sequence MAFFLNQTSIASHFRSHSQKTEDLASFPRRRFHVEPGAREKALLAEDATLKPFKSYKKSVKKLRKIGNALTIVVVAGCCYEVYVRAFTREEAQKL, from the exons atggcgTTCTTCTTGAACCAAACTAGTATCGCTTCCCATTTTCGATCTCACTCTCAG AAGACTGAAGATTTGGCTTCTTTTCCTCGCCGTCGATTCCACGTCGAACCAGGGGCTCGTGAAAAAGCT CTCTTGGCAGAAGATGCAACTCTGAAACCGTTCAAATCGTACAAGAAGAGTGTAAAAAAGCTTAGAAAAATTGGGAATGCCCTTacaattgttgttgttgcag GATGCTGTTACGAAGTATATGTCAGAGCTTTTACAAGAGAGGAAGCTCAGAAACTGTAA